The DNA sequence GGGTTGATCCGGATCAGCTGTGGTAGCAGATGAAGTCCTGACTCGGATTCCAGTTTAAGGTCCACCACAGCCCGGCGGGGATTATGTTGCCGGCACAAGTCCAAGGCCTCGGAGGCATTGCCTGCGGTGAGTACCTGATAGCCGCGGCGGGTCATGGCACGCCCGAGAATGCGGGTGAACGTGGCATCATCATCCACAATAAGCAGATAGTGGTTATCAGGCATGGACATCCTGTATTGGCAGAATCACTTTGGCTTCACTGCCGGATTCCCGGCCGGGTTTGATGTCGACGGTGCCGCCGTAGCGTTGCAGTGTGGCCTGGGTCAGAAACAGCCCAAGCCCCATTCCCTCCGGTTTGCTGGAGGTAAAGGCGGTACCGAGTCTGCCCCGCAATTGTGGCACAACACCGTCACCATAATCCTTGATACAGAGTTCAATGTGTTGCCGATCCCAGCGTACCTGTATATCAACCCGATTCGGGCTGGCATCGGCCGCATTATTGAGCAGGCTGGTCAGTGACTGGGCGATGGTCGGGTGCAGGCGAGTGTGAATATCCGGCAGGTTATCCGGATAACGGATGCTGGCCTGTACGCCGGGACGCATCAGCTGCCAGCGTTCGAATAACCTGTCAAAGTAATGGCGCAGGGCAATGTCTTCGCCGCCGTCGGCACTGCCTTCCGCAGTGGCCACCAGCTGTTTCAGGGTAAGCCGACATTGTTCAATCTGTTGCTGCAAGATATTCAGATCGTCGTTTGAACCGGACTGGTCTGCCACCATTTCGTCCACCAGAATTTTCATGGTGTTGAGTGGGGTCCCCAGTTCATGGGCAGTACCCGCAGCCAGTGAACCGATGGCCAGCAGCTGTTCATCCCGCAGCTGATTTTCCCGTTGTATGGTCAGCTGTTCCTCCTGCTGTTTCAGGGTGCGGGCCATACGGGTCACAAAATAGGTAATCAGCCCCGCACTGACTGCGAAGTTAAGCCACATGCCAAGAATATGCAGATTGCTGACGCCGTCGTGATGATGGCCCGGTGCCAGGGCAGGAATGGGTAGGTAAAAGTTCAGCAGCCAGCTGTAGGCCGCCAGTGAAAGTATCGTGATGGCCCAAGTATAGCGCAGTGGCAATGTGGTTGCCGCAATGCTGATGGGCACCAGATAGTAGGAAATAAACGGGTTTGATGCGCCGCCGCTGAAAAACAGCAGAGCAGTAAAAAACAGGATATCCACCAGCAGATGGCAGAAAAATTCCAGTTCGGTAATGACCGGGTAACGGAAGGTGCGCCACCAGGTAGTGGTAATGACAATGGCGTAGAGGGCGAGAATGGCTCCCAGCACCAGTATAGGTAAACCGATATCCCGTATCTGGCTGAAAAAAAGGAGGGCCAGAATCTGGCCCCCAAGAGCGATGTTGCGGATGACGCTCAGCTGGCGCAGGTTTTGCCGCGCTGCCGAGTTTATGAATGAATCAAGGGTGGGAGCCATTACCGGATATTACCAGAATGGTCAGGTTACCAGTGCAGAGTTGCTGCCAGATAAATATTCCGGCCTGCCCCCGGTAACCGCTCTCCCAAAGCTATATCGCTGTCGCCATTGCGGTTGTAGCCGGCGAGGTGATCCTCGTAGCGATTGTCGAACAGGTTTTCCACGCCGCCGGACAGAGTCAGTTGCGGTGTCAGCCGGTAGCTGCCGGACAGATTGAGGATCCCGTAGCCGGCGGTTTTTTCCTCCTGATTAAAGTCGGATACCTTGTTCTGGCTGGCGTAGAGGACCGATTCCAGAGCCAGCATGAGGGCGCGCTGTTCGTAAATCAGAGACAGGCGGTTGTTGAGAGGGGCCACCCGGTAGAGGTTGTCGTCCTCATCCCGGCGTTTGCCGCGGACGTAGCTGAGGTTGCCCTCCAGGCGCAGGGTGGCGGAGATCATATAGCCGTAGCCCATATCAGCGCCGTACATTTTGGCGTCCACATTGTCGAACATCAGTGCCGTGTCACCGCTCATCATGGTACTGAGCATATTGGCGGTGGCATTGTCGGACGGCACGCCCTGGATATAGTCATCAATGCGGCGGTAGAACAGTTGTGGTGTTGCCCAGGCTTTGCCGGTTTGCCAGTCGATACCGACGGTGACCTCGTGGGCGGTTTCCTCGTCCAAGTCCAGATTGCCAATATAGTTGCGACCATCCGCCAGGCCGCCGGTAGCCGCCAGGGGCAACCAGAGGTAGCGTTCCTGATAAGAGGGCGCGCGGTTTTTACGCCCCAATCCCAGGTTCAGGGTGGTACTGTCGGTGAGCGGGCGACTCAGGTTCAGGGCCAGGTCCAGGTAGGTGAAGTCCTCGTCGCGATCACCGTTGTTGAAGGCGCTCGCCAGCATATCGGCGTTCATGGCCATCATGCCCATCATACCGCTGGCGCCGACGGACTCACTGTCCATTTTTACGCGGTTGACCCGCGCCCCGGTCTGTACATGCCATTCGCCGATCTCGCCCTCCCACTCGGTGAAAACACCGTAGGTGTCCCGTTCCGCATCGTTAAAATTGGCCACCTCGAACAGGGCACTGTTGGGGTTAGTGATGGTGGCGGTGTGGACCGTCTCATTGCCGTCAGTACCGACACTCAGGTAGCCACTCGCCACCGGCCAGCGTGCCTGCAGGGACCAGGCGGTGTTGTGGGCCGTGGCGTTGTTGATACGGTACCTGGCCAGCGAGTCGGGGGCGGTTCGCTGAGAATAATTGTCCATTTTGTGATCGACGTGGTTGTAGGAGAGATGTCCGCTGAGGATAACCTCCCCGAGGGTGGTGCTGACATTGGTGCCCACGGTATCGCCGTCGATGTAGTTGATGTCCATGGGCAACGCGGGGGTGCCCGTGTCCCGGGTGTCGAGTTCTCCGGTATAGATTTCGATGCTGCTGTTGTCGTTGCGCCAGCCGTAGCTGAGGTCGTAACGACCGCGGCGGTATTGACTGCCGCCGATCTCGTCATCGTCGCCGACGCGGGTATCATCGCCTTCGTCATGGCTGAACAGTGCCGACAGTTTGTGCTGGTTGTTGGCCAGTGTGGACTTCAGGGCACTACTGGAGCCGTCGCTGACACCGTTGAAACGGCTGGAGAGGGAGCCGGATACATCGAAGTCCTCATCATCGCCGAACTCACCCCGGTCGAGGCTGGCGGTCATGTGTCCACCCAGACTTTCCTGGGCGGCGCTGACCGGCGCGATGCCGCGAATCACCACAAGGGACTTCAACAGCAGTGGCGGCGTGTAGGTGAGCGGCGCGTCCATGGCGTTGGGGCCGCCAGTGAGGGCTGGGGCATGGTCGATGTGGATACTAACCCGGTCACCGAAGAGGCCCCGGTATTGAGCAATTCCCGTCACCGGGCCGTTACTGTTGACGTTGGCCCCGGGGAGCCGTTTCAGCAATGCCGAGGTGTCCACCAGCGGCAGCTCTCCGGGTTCGGTGTCCAGTGTCAGCCGGGTCGTGGGCTGTATACCGGTCACTTCGATTTCTTCGGGGGTGGCGTGATCCGCCAGCGTCGGGGCGGTTAGGGTGCTCAGCAATAGCGTGGCTACAACGGAAATGTCGCGCTTCACGGGGCCGTTCTCCTAGGTTATATCGAGTGGCCAGCATCTTACTGTGGAAGCAACCCTTTGGGGATGTGACAAATTGTCGCACTTGCTGGCCCGTAGCCTTCAATGGCAGGGGTATTGAACCGGAAGTAATGGTCGATTGGAAATTCGCCATTACAGGTGACCGCTGCAGGCCACAGGAAGCTGCCAGTAATGAATGCCTTTGCCGACTTCTTCGGCCAGCCCGGCTATCAGGGCATCCACATACTCTTCCGGCAACAGGATTTCAAACTGCACCCGCTTCCGGCGTCCTCTCACCTGCTCGGCAATGGAGAGACGGCCCTGTTCGCCGTGGCCGTGTACCGGGTAGGAAGTAAAGCCGCCCACTTCTTCCAGCGAAATCAGGTAGTCCACTAGTTCCTCTTCCAGTTCGGGGGTGATATTGAGTACCAGCAGGACGTTCATACAATGTCTCCTGACAGATTGTGGTCAGTGCTGTGAAAATAGCGATAGATCACCGGTAGCAGGAACAGGGTCAACAGGGTGGAGCTGATCAAACCACCGATCACCACAATGGCCAGGGGTTTCTGCAACTCAGAGCCGGGGCCGCTGGCTGCCAATAGAGGCAACAGGCCAAAAGCGCAGGTGCTGGCGGTCATCATGACCGGACGCAGGCGCCGCAGTGCGCCCTGTTTCACCACATCGGCCATGGGCAGCCCCTTCGCTTGCAGGTAATTAAAGTGAGACATCATCACCACGCCGTTCATCACCGCGATACCGAGCAGGGCAATAAAACCCACCGAGGCGGGAACCGACAGGAATTCGCCGGTGAGCCACAGAGCCAACAGGCCGCCGGTGAGGGCGAAGGGGATGTTGGAGAGGATGATGGCGGTTTGTTTCAGGGAACCGAAAGTGATGAACAGCAGCAGGGCGATCAGGCCCAGTGCGACCGGCACCACCAGCGTCAGCCGGGCAGCGGCTCGCTGCTGGTTCTCGAACTGGCCGCCCCAGGCCAGGGAGTAGCTCTGGGGCAGGTCGATATCTGCGGCGATGGCGGCCTTGGCCTCATGGACGAAGCCCACCAGATCGCGACCCTCCACATTGGTGCGCACCACTGCAAAGCGCTGACCGGACTCGCGGGAAACCCCAACCGGTCCTTCGATACGGCGGATATCTGCCAGCTCTGCAAGGGGAATGGTGCCGCCGTCAACCAGGTTGATGCGGCTCCGTTGAAGTTGCATCACGCCGTCCCCTTGGGGTTTGTGATAGCGCAGCATCAATGGCACCCGGGCGGTGTGTTCAATAATGTTGCCCAGGGGCAGTCCCTCTATTTCCGCCCGCAGGCGATTCTGCAGGGCTTCCACGTCAATGCCCAGCATGCCGGCCCGCTGGCGGTTCACGCTCACCTGCAGGTACTGGGCTCCCTCGTTAATGGTGGCAGTGGTATCCACGGCGCCGTCGATGGTCTCTACCCGCGCGGAAATAGCCTGGGTCAATTGGTTTAAAGTGGCCAGATCCGGGCCGAACACCTTGATGGCGATGTCGCCCCGGGAGCCGGTGAGCATCTCCGATACGCGCATGTCGATGGGCTGGGTGAAGCCGTAGTTGATGCCGGGAAAACGATCCAGTACGGTGCGCAGTTTCTGCTCGATTTCCGCCTTGCTGTCGGCCTGCCATTCCGCCACTGGTTTCAGTTGCAGGAACACGTCGGTCTCGTTGAGGCCCATGGGGTCCATGCCAATTTCATCGGAGCCGCTGCGGGAGACGATGCGCTGAATTTCCGGCACATTACTCAGCAGTTCCTTTTCCACCTGTTTGACGATGCGGGTACTGTTTTCCAGGTTGATGGAGGGAATCGATTCCAACTGCACGATGATGTCGCCCTCGTCCATGGTGGGCATGAAGGTTTTGCCCACCAGTGGAAACACCAGCACCGAGATCACCAGCAGTGCCGCGGAACCGCCCACCAGCCAGCGCGGTTTGGCCAGGCTCTTGTCCAGCAGCGGTTCATAGGCGCGCAGCAACTGGCGGCTGAGCCAGGGTTCGCGTTCACCGCCCTTGTTGATCATGAAGGATGCCAGCACCGGGATGGCGGTGAGAGACAGCGCCAGGGATCCCACCAGAGCGAATACGATGGTCAGGGTCACCGGGCCGAACAGTTTGCCCTCCAGCCCCTGCAGGGTCAGCAGTGGCAGAAACACGATGACGATGATGGCGACACCGGAGGTGACCGGCACCGCCACGTCCTTTACTGCCCGGAAAATGATGTGCAGGCGGGGCAGGGGCGTGCCGCCGTTTTTCTGTCGCGCCTGCTGTTGGCCCTCTTGTCGGGATAGTGCCGAGACAATGTTCTCGACAATAACGATGGCGGCGTCCACCAGCATGCCGATGGCAATCACCAGGCCGCCGAGGCTCATCAGGTTGGCGGACATGCCCATGCGGTCCATCATGAAAAAGGTGAACAGCGCTGACAGGGGCAGGATCATCGAGACGGTCACCGCGGCGCGCCAGTTGCCGAGGAACAGCACCAACAGAATCACCACCAGCACCACCGCTTCCAGCAGCGCCAGGCTCACTGTGCCCACCGCTCGCTCAATCAACACGCTGCGGTCGTAGAACACATTGATGGCAGTGCCTTCCGGCAGGCTGGCTTGCAGTTCTGCCAGTTTGTCCTGTACGCCGTCCACTACGTTTCTGGCGTTGGCCCCACTCAGGCCGATTACGAGCCCCTGTACCACTTCTTCCTCGCCATTGGCGGTGACCGAGCCGTAGCGCTCCAGGCTGCCGAGGGAAATGTCGGCAATCTGGCTGAGGGGAATGGACTGGCCGAGGGCGTTGTCGAGGCGAATGGCGGCCAGATCGTCCAGGGACGTGAGGGCGCCTGCTACCCGCACCAGGATGGCCTCCTCTCCCTGATCCAGTCGGCCAGCCCCGTCGTTGCGGTTGTTGGCCCGCAGGGCGGCGACGATATCGGCGTTGGTTACCTGCATTTGAGCCATCGCTGCCCGGCGCGGCGCCACCTCATAGGTTTTGACAAAACCACCCAGCGCGTTCACATCCGCCACGCCGGGCACCGTGCGCAGAGCGGGGCGGATAGTCCAGTCCAGCAGGTAGCGACGCTGTTGCAGGGAGAGATTGTCGTTGTCCACGGTGAACATGAACATGTCACTGAGCGGTGTGCTCATGGGGGCCAGTCCCCCGCTGATATTGCCGGGCAGATCGCTCCAGATATTGTTCAACCGCTCGGTAACCTGCTGGCGGGCCCAGTAGATGTCGGTTCCCTCGGCGAAGTCCAGGGTGATGGCGCTGAGGGCGTATTTGGAAATGGAGCGCAGCACTGTCTGGTCGGGGATGCCGAGCAGTTCCACTTCGATGGGCTGGGTGATCAGTGATTCCACTTCTTCCGGGGTCATGCCCGGCGATTTGATAATCAGTTTTACCTGGGTGGGAGAGATATCCGGAAAAGCATCGATGGGCAGGTTCAGCATGGCTCTGCTGCCGAAACCGATCAGCAACAGGGACAGCAGACTGATCAGCAGCCGCTGGCTGAGGGAAAACTGAATCAGGTGACTCAACATTATTCGGTGCCCCCGAGTCCCAGTTGGATACCTTTCAGCAGGGCGGCGCCCTCTACCACCAGTTCTTCGCCGGGGGAAATGCCTCCAGTGGCCAGGTAGTTATTGCCCATGGGTAACAGAGCGACAGCTCGGGCTTCAATGCCATTTTCACTGCGCACATAAATAGTGGTGGCATTGCCTGAATGGGTTACCGCTGCTGCGGGGACCAACACACCCCGGGCCAGGGGCGGCAGGGTCAGCATCAGGGTCTGGCCCGGCAGTGCGGTCTGTGATTGCTCCAGGGCCGCCATGATATCTACCATCTGGGTGGTGGGGTTTACGGCGGCATTCTTGTATTTGAGGATCGCTGTTCCGTCTGTGTCAGTCAGTTGCAGACGGTCACCTATTTCCAGGCTTGCTGCCAGCACTGCGGGTACAGCGGCTTCGAGCCATAGCTCGGAGTCCGCCCGCAGAGTGGCGACAGGGGTGTCGGCAGGCACCGCCTGTCCGACGTTTAACAGGCGTTCAGTGAGTTTTCCTGCAGCCGGAGACTTGATCGGGTATTCACCGGGTTGCCGTTTGCCGCTGGTCAGTTGGGCCAGTTCTGTGTCAGTAAAACCGGCCCTGGTGAGTTGTTGCAGGTGGGACGCCAGGGTGAATTCCACCTGCTGTAGACGGCGTCGGGTCTGTTGTAGCCGCTGCCTGGCGATGATGCCCTCCTTGAACAGTTCGTTATCACGGTCGAATTCATAGCGAGCCTGTTCCAGGTCGTGGTGGGCTTTTAGCCAGGATTCCTCCACGGCCATCAGGCCCGGACTGCTCAGGGTGGCGATGGGTTGTCCGGCGCTGACAGCATCCCCCGGAACCCGGTGCCAGCGAGTCAGGGTCCCGCTGTAGAGGGCAATGGCCTGGGCGCTGTGCTCGGGAGAATTGATGACCGTGGCGGGTACGCTGTTGCCGTCGCGTAGGTCGGCGCTACGGGCGGGTTGGAATACCAGCTTCATACGGATCACTTCATCCCGGCTCAGGGGGATGGCCTCTGCTTCCTCTGCGTTCATCTTGCCGCCGGTCATCAGTGCCAGGGACAGGGCCAGTGGCAGGGCGAAAGAGAACCGATTGGTGGTCAGTTCCGACGGTTCCTTGGGGGATTTCATGGCAGTACTCCAACGGTTTGGTTGAATTCGGAGACCAGTCGCTGCTGATCCAGCTCGGTCAGTTGGTATCGCAGGCGACTCTCCCGGTACCGCTGCAGGGCTTGAATGGCGGGCAAAATGTCGGTTTCGCCCAGGGAGAAGGCTTTTTTTGCCATCTGCCAGTGCTGGCGATGCAGTGCCTGCTGCTCCCTGCCCAGCTCAAGGGAACGGCGGGTGGATTCCAGCTGGTGCTCTACTTCGTGCAGTTGTTGTTGCAACTGTCGGTGGGCCTGTATGACACGGACTTCCGCTTCCGTGGCGGCAAGGCGCGCGGCACTGCTTTTTGCGGAAATATAGTTGCCACCGCCGAAAGGCATGGTGATGGCGATGCCGAGACTATCGATATCCTCCTCGCCACTGCTACCGCGCTCCCGGCGCATGCCCATGAACAGGGTGGGGTTGCCGGCGCTATCGTGTCGCGCCAGTTGCGCCTGCAGTTGTCGGCTTTTCGCCTGATCCTGCAGGAAGCCCAGCAGAGGGTGCCCGGAGTCGATGGCCTGTCGTTGACTGCGTTCTTCCGAGAAAGCCACTGACGGGCGCCGATGTAGGCCGGTGACTATCTGGTAATTGCGTTGGGCATCCACCAGCGCCGCCTCACTGTCCAGCAACCGCTGCTCAGCCTCCAGCACCAGTCCCCGGCTTTGCATCAGCGCGGATCTGGCGATGCTGCCAGTGTTGTGGAGAGTTTCGCTGATCCTGAGCAGTTCGCGGGTGTCATCCAGTGCCCGGTGAGCCTGGGCAAAGGCGATATCGGTACGACTGAGTTCGTGCAGGCTCTGGCGCACCAGTCCGGCGATTTTCAGCGCCAGGTAATTTCCCCAACTCTTGCTGGCCTGCCGGTACTGGTCTCCCAGGCTGGCATTGTCCCGGCGCTGTCCCCAGCGCCATAGATCCACTTCCACACCGGCCTCCATTTCCCGCATGCCCTGGTTGTCCGCCTGCTGGTCATCCCAGTAACTGGCGGTTGCCCTGGGGCGACTGGCTAGCCAATCGCCGGCAAAATTCTGTTGGGCAGCTGCCTGATCTCGGTAGGCGTCACCCAAGGGTAGTTCCGGAGTCCGCGCCATGGCGGCCCGAAACACCTCGCTGTAGTTGAGGGAGTCGCTGCTTTGCAGGATCGCGTGATCCGGCGATTCTGCTATCAGTCCGATGGGTAAGAGCAACACCGTCAGGCCGAGGTTCAGAGCCAGTTTGTTGCGGAAGGGATGTTGTTTGGAGCGTTTCACGGCCTTGTTATTCCTGTCAGTGAATCTGCCGGGAATGTTAGAGGGACGCTTGTCAAAATTATGTCTATATGAGACCCGATTTTGACAACTTTTTGGCAAAGGGTGGTGGATACTGGCGAGGATAGCCAAACCCGCTATGATGGCGGGAATCGACCTGGGCTGGAGGAACGATGAACATACTGGTGGTAGAAGACAACAGGGATATTGCAGAGAACATTGCCGATTACCTCGAACCCCGGGGGCACAGTCTGGACTTCGCCGCCGACGGCAGACTCGGGCTGCAACTGGCCCTCGACCACGACTTCGATGTGATCGTGCTGGACCTGATGCTGCCGCGCATGGACGGAATGACCGTTTGCCAGAAATTACGTGAGGCGCACCGGGCAACCCCGGTGCTGATGCTGACCGCCCGGGACCAACTCGATGACAAACTGGCGGGGTTTCAATCCGGTGCCGACGACTATCTGGTGAAACCCTTTTCCGTCAAGGAGTTGGAAGCACGGCTCCACGCGCTGATCAAGCGTGTTCACCACTTCGGTGATGGAGCGGTTCTGCAGGTGGCCGATCTGTCCTTCAATCAGCAGACTCTGCAGGCGAGTCGTGCCGGTATGCCGTTGGAGCTCAACCCCACCCAGCGCAAACTGCTGGAACTGCTGATGAAAAGCAGCCCGGCGGTGGTCAAGCGGGACCGGTTGGAGGAATTGATCTGGGGCGATCTGCCCCCAGACAACGACGTGTTGCGTACCCATATCTACAGTCTGCGCAACATCATCGACAGGTCGTTCGAAAAAAAGCTGCTGCACACGGTCCACGGGGTCGGCTACCGCCTGTCGGACACCTGACCGCTTCGCTTTTAATTTCACTCTTGTCGAGCAGGGTATCGTCACATGTACAGGAAAAGCCTCAAGCGCCGTATTATTTTTACCACCGTCATTATCGTCACGGTGGTCAGTACCCTGTTTGCCGGATGCCTGCTGTTGATCAAGCAACGACTTGAGGAAACCACCTTTGGGCGGCTGGTGCACGAGCATCTGGAAATTCTGATCAACGAACCGGCGTCGGCAGAAATATTGTCCCATGCACTGTTCAATGAATGGCGTTTCTACCGGGGTGAGGGTGTGGCCAGGTTACCGGAGTCCATACAGCAACTGCCCCCGGGTTCCTATCACAGCATTAATATTGATGACCGTTTCTACCATCTGCAAATTGAGCAGATTCCCGAGGGGAAGGTCTACCTGACTTACGATGTCACCGAATGGGAGCAGCAAGAGCATGCGTTACTGGCAACCCTGTTTTACGGCCTGGTGGTGGTATTGATCGTGGCTGTGCTGATGGCCAATCGTTCCTCACGGATTATTTTGTCGCCGGTGAAGGCACTGACCGCCCGCCTGACCAATATCGAACCGGGGGACCGAGGGGTGCGCATTGCCGGGGAGTTTCGGGGCAGCGAAATCGGCCAGATCGCCTCGGCATTTGACAACTATTCCGCACGTCTGGATCAGTTTGTGGAGCGGGAGCGATCTTTTACCGCTTCGGCCAGCCACGAACTGCGCACGCCTCTGTCGGTGATGCTGGGGGCGGTGGACGTGCTCGACGCCAATGTGGATTCGCCGGTGGCGGAGCGCGCTCTGGGGCGTATCAGGCGCGCCTGCGGTGAGATGCAGGCCTTTATTGAAGCCACCCTGTTCCTGTCCCGGGAGGGGGGCAGCGGCATCAATCGGGGCGAGCCGGTCAACCTTCCGAGCCTGCTGCAGGAGGTTGTCGAGGACTACCGGGACAGAATTGCCGCAGCGACTATTGAGGTGCAGATCGAGGCACTTTCGCCGATGTTACTGGATGTGCCGGCAGGCATCGTCAAGATTACCCTCAATAATATCCTGCTCAATGCCATTGAGCACAGTGAAGGGGGACGCATTCAGGTGGCGCTGGAGGACAGCCGCCTGACTATCGCCGATACCGGGGCGGGAATACCCGGCGATCAACTGCCCCACGTATTCGATCGCAGCTACACCACCAAGCCTTCGGGCACCGGTATGGGGCTGAATCTGGTAAAGCGCATCTGCGATCGCTTTAACTGGCGGATCGAGATCGACAGCGAGCCGGGAAGGGGGACTACTGTTGTCGTGATTTTCCCCGATAACGACGGTACCGACAGCAGCGTGGCTTGATCAATGGCTCAACGCAGCAACAACAGCGGAATTTTTGAATTGATCAACATCCGCTGGGTCACACTGCCAAACAGCAGTTCACGTATACGGCTCTGGCCGAAGGCGCCCATGACAATCAATTCGATGTTATTTTCCCGACAATATTGTTCGAGTTGTGGCTGAACATTGCCTTGCAGGCTAGTGGAAACCACGTCCAGTCCAGCATTTTTCAAGGTGGCTGCAGCTTCTTCCAATTGTGCCGAGGGAATATCTGCTGAATCGCTGACATGTACGATATGGCAGGTCAGTTCCCGGTAAAGGGGACTGAGGCTCACCATATCCAGTGCCCTGCGGGAGGCCTCGTTGCCGTTATAGGCGATCATGATGCGCTGTGGTGGCTGCTCGAACGGCCGGTTAACCACCAGTACGGGGCGGTGCATGGCTCGAATCAGGCTTTCCAGGTGCGCACCCAATTGTTTCTCCTGATGTTCGTGCTCCTCGCCGCGAACGCCAACCACCAGTACCCGGATTTCCTCTTCCATTTCCACCAAGGTTTCTTCCAGACTGCCGTGGCGCTGCAGGGTCTCCGGCGTGTTGCTGCTCATCGCCATTGCACGTTGGTGGGCACCTTGCAACATCAGCTTGCCCTGCTCCAGCAAAATCTTGCTGCGGCGTTCTTCCATGCTGGTGAGTTCTTCCAGCAATTCTTCTCGGCTGCCGAGACCTATACTTCCGCTGAGATCCATCAGAGGCGGGGTTTCACGGTGCTCGATATTGTGCAATAGCTTCAGTGGTGCGCAGAGCTTTTGGGCTACCCAGGTGGCGTAATCCGTGACAGATTCCTGATAAATGGAGCCATCGATACAGGCCAGAATGGTGCTTCTGTGATTATTGTTATTCATTAATGTCCCCCGAGTACCTTGTCGATTTCTTCAGGCTTGTCAAACACACCAAAGCGGTCGACGATAGTGGATGTAGCGTCATTGAGGCCAATTAACTGCACATCGGCACCATCGCGGCGAAACTTGATCACCACCTTGTCCAGTGCGGATACCGCTGAAATATCCCAGAAGTGGGCGCGGCTCAGGTCAATGATGACCTTGTCCAGCGCTTCCCTGAAATCGAAACAGGCATTGAATTTATCGGCCGAATTGAAAAATACCTGACCCACCACCCGGTAGGTGCGAGTGCCGGTCTGGTCATCCGGTGCCGAGGTCACATACATAAAATGGCTGACTTTGTTGGCGAAAAATAGCGCTGCCAGCAATACCCCGACCAGCACACCATAGGCGAGATTATGGGTGGCCACAACCACCACGACAGTAGCCACCATCACGATATTGGTGGAGATCGGATGTTTCTTCAGGTCGGTAATTGACTGCCAACTGAAAGTGCCGATAGA is a window from the Porticoccus hydrocarbonoclasticus MCTG13d genome containing:
- a CDS encoding TonB-dependent receptor plug domain-containing protein, with product MKRDISVVATLLLSTLTAPTLADHATPEEIEVTGIQPTTRLTLDTEPGELPLVDTSALLKRLPGANVNSNGPVTGIAQYRGLFGDRVSIHIDHAPALTGGPNAMDAPLTYTPPLLLKSLVVIRGIAPVSAAQESLGGHMTASLDRGEFGDDEDFDVSGSLSSRFNGVSDGSSSALKSTLANNQHKLSALFSHDEGDDTRVGDDDEIGGSQYRRGRYDLSYGWRNDNSSIEIYTGELDTRDTGTPALPMDINYIDGDTVGTNVSTTLGEVILSGHLSYNHVDHKMDNYSQRTAPDSLARYRINNATAHNTAWSLQARWPVASGYLSVGTDGNETVHTATITNPNSALFEVANFNDAERDTYGVFTEWEGEIGEWHVQTGARVNRVKMDSESVGASGMMGMMAMNADMLASAFNNGDRDEDFTYLDLALNLSRPLTDSTTLNLGLGRKNRAPSYQERYLWLPLAATGGLADGRNYIGNLDLDEETAHEVTVGIDWQTGKAWATPQLFYRRIDDYIQGVPSDNATANMLSTMMSGDTALMFDNVDAKMYGADMGYGYMISATLRLEGNLSYVRGKRRDEDDNLYRVAPLNNRLSLIYEQRALMLALESVLYASQNKVSDFNQEEKTAGYGILNLSGSYRLTPQLTLSGGVENLFDNRYEDHLAGYNRNGDSDIALGERLPGAGRNIYLAATLHW
- a CDS encoding efflux RND transporter permease subunit — protein: MLSHLIQFSLSQRLLISLLSLLLIGFGSRAMLNLPIDAFPDISPTQVKLIIKSPGMTPEEVESLITQPIEVELLGIPDQTVLRSISKYALSAITLDFAEGTDIYWARQQVTERLNNIWSDLPGNISGGLAPMSTPLSDMFMFTVDNDNLSLQQRRYLLDWTIRPALRTVPGVADVNALGGFVKTYEVAPRRAAMAQMQVTNADIVAALRANNRNDGAGRLDQGEEAILVRVAGALTSLDDLAAIRLDNALGQSIPLSQIADISLGSLERYGSVTANGEEEVVQGLVIGLSGANARNVVDGVQDKLAELQASLPEGTAINVFYDRSVLIERAVGTVSLALLEAVVLVVILLVLFLGNWRAAVTVSMILPLSALFTFFMMDRMGMSANLMSLGGLVIAIGMLVDAAIVIVENIVSALSRQEGQQQARQKNGGTPLPRLHIIFRAVKDVAVPVTSGVAIIVIVFLPLLTLQGLEGKLFGPVTLTIVFALVGSLALSLTAIPVLASFMINKGGEREPWLSRQLLRAYEPLLDKSLAKPRWLVGGSAALLVISVLVFPLVGKTFMPTMDEGDIIVQLESIPSINLENSTRIVKQVEKELLSNVPEIQRIVSRSGSDEIGMDPMGLNETDVFLQLKPVAEWQADSKAEIEQKLRTVLDRFPGINYGFTQPIDMRVSEMLTGSRGDIAIKVFGPDLATLNQLTQAISARVETIDGAVDTTATINEGAQYLQVSVNRQRAGMLGIDVEALQNRLRAEIEGLPLGNIIEHTARVPLMLRYHKPQGDGVMQLQRSRINLVDGGTIPLAELADIRRIEGPVGVSRESGQRFAVVRTNVEGRDLVGFVHEAKAAIAADIDLPQSYSLAWGGQFENQQRAAARLTLVVPVALGLIALLLFITFGSLKQTAIILSNIPFALTGGLLALWLTGEFLSVPASVGFIALLGIAVMNGVVMMSHFNYLQAKGLPMADVVKQGALRRLRPVMMTASTCAFGLLPLLAASGPGSELQKPLAIVVIGGLISSTLLTLFLLPVIYRYFHSTDHNLSGDIV
- a CDS encoding DUF3240 family protein, with translation MNVLLVLNITPELEEELVDYLISLEEVGGFTSYPVHGHGEQGRLSIAEQVRGRRKRVQFEILLPEEYVDALIAGLAEEVGKGIHYWQLPVACSGHL
- a CDS encoding efflux RND transporter periplasmic adaptor subunit; translation: MKSPKEPSELTTNRFSFALPLALSLALMTGGKMNAEEAEAIPLSRDEVIRMKLVFQPARSADLRDGNSVPATVINSPEHSAQAIALYSGTLTRWHRVPGDAVSAGQPIATLSSPGLMAVEESWLKAHHDLEQARYEFDRDNELFKEGIIARQRLQQTRRRLQQVEFTLASHLQQLTRAGFTDTELAQLTSGKRQPGEYPIKSPAAGKLTERLLNVGQAVPADTPVATLRADSELWLEAAVPAVLAASLEIGDRLQLTDTDGTAILKYKNAAVNPTTQMVDIMAALEQSQTALPGQTLMLTLPPLARGVLVPAAAVTHSGNATTIYVRSENGIEARAVALLPMGNNYLATGGISPGEELVVEGAALLKGIQLGLGGTE
- a CDS encoding ATP-binding protein encodes the protein MAPTLDSFINSAARQNLRQLSVIRNIALGGQILALLFFSQIRDIGLPILVLGAILALYAIVITTTWWRTFRYPVITELEFFCHLLVDILFFTALLFFSGGASNPFISYYLVPISIAATTLPLRYTWAITILSLAAYSWLLNFYLPIPALAPGHHHDGVSNLHILGMWLNFAVSAGLITYFVTRMARTLKQQEEQLTIQRENQLRDEQLLAIGSLAAGTAHELGTPLNTMKILVDEMVADQSGSNDDLNILQQQIEQCRLTLKQLVATAEGSADGGEDIALRHYFDRLFERWQLMRPGVQASIRYPDNLPDIHTRLHPTIAQSLTSLLNNAADASPNRVDIQVRWDRQHIELCIKDYGDGVVPQLRGRLGTAFTSSKPEGMGLGLFLTQATLQRYGGTVDIKPGRESGSEAKVILPIQDVHA